In Chaetodon trifascialis isolate fChaTrf1 chromosome 8, fChaTrf1.hap1, whole genome shotgun sequence, the DNA window CGCTCTCTGCCACCTACCCAGAATCCCTTGCTCACCACCTTACCCACTACATGAGAGAGCCCACTTTTGTCAGACTCAATCCCAGTGACATGGGCCTGAAAGGTAAGACTCGAATTCAAAGGATAAATGCATCACTTTATGAGAGGCAAATTACTTGACCTGGTTTATATATTTAAACTGTATAAATCCTCATTATAAGACCACATGGACAGGCTGATAAAGTTTGCAGCGAGACATCTTTTAAGGGGTTATTACTTggtagaaaatgtttttttcacattgtcTACAAAATAAATAGTGAGAAATGCCAAAAAACACTCTGGCTGGCTTACAAGTCCCctaaaaaacacattgttcTTGTGCGCCCCCTGCCAGGTCTGAAGCAGTATTACAAGCTGGTACAGTCCCATCCTTTACCTCACAAGGTTTTTGAGGAGAAGGTGCAGCATTTGCTGGAGCTTTTCAGTAAAATCCCATTCAACCAGGCCCTCGTGTTCTCCAACCTGCACACGAGGTAACACATGGCTGTTTTGTGTGTCCTTGTCTTCATGGAGGCTCTTAATTACTTTTGTCACCAAGAAGAAGTACATCTCAGATGTGCATTTGCTCTTTGTGTGATTTTGAATTGATACTGGTCATTCATTAGATCTAATGTTGATGATGTATCTCTGAGAAGCAGTTTCTGAATGCTGTTGCTCTGGATTGCTCCCACAGGGCTCAGCACCTGGCAGACATCCTGTCCTCCAAAGGCTTACCTGCTGTTTGCATCTCAGGTGAGAGGACCTTGGGAGTGTAGTGATGAAAATGTATTGACGGTTGTTTTTCTAACTGAATAatagtttaattaaaaaattcaaaatatcCAACATTTGATGGTTTCATTATCCTaaatttatgtttttgtatgaTTATAAGTTGgctgttttggggttttttgacttttttgaTCAGTTTGGGATGGACATACCATTGAATCCATTGAATGTAAAAAACTACTAATTGCAAATAAACTTGAAGCCTTAATTGCTGTGATTTAAAGTAGTTTTCCCTTTTGCAAAGGTGAGACTGGCTGGCTGTCTGAGTGGAGCTGATTTCAGTTGATGTGATCTAATGTGACTGCGTGTGATGACCTATACAGGTGGTCTTAGTCAGGACCAGAGGCTGGAGGCGATGTCGAAACTGAAGCAGTACCAATGCAGGGTGCTCATCTCCACTGACCTGGTGAgacacacacctcctctccaTTGTGCTGCTCTCCATATGTCACCCATCACTGGTTTTCTTGTCTGTATGCATCTCATGTAAAGCTCCTGTTCTTTAATCctggttgttttgtcttttcgtCCTCTCCTTCCCGTCAGACTTCCAGAGGCATTGATGCAGACAAAGTGAACTTGGTGATAAACCTGGACGTGCCGCAGGACTGGGAGACGTACATGCACCGAATCGGGCGGGCTGGCCGCTTCGGTTAGTCTCCAATAACGTTCACTTAGAGCAGAAATAAGCACGTTAACTTGGattcaaaacacaaatatagCTTAATGTAAATTATTGTAAATTATTCTTACAGTTAAGAGATGAGTTCTGCTGCAGTCTTTCATTCTTATTCAGAAGGCTGTTGTTGTTCACTGCTGCATCTGATGCAGAAACCATTTTCTCTCCTGGTGGTAATTCATTATTTGTACAGAAACTGTTTGTTTCACCCTTTTGTTGCTCTGAATTGGACTTGATTTGCTCAGGCAGTGAACATTTCCTGGTTCTTCCTGCCTGCATTAAACACCATTCTGAAGACTTGCTTAAGCCTCTGTAGCATTAGCAGGTTTGACCCACCGATCAAGGTGAATGGCTTCCTAATCATCTGCATTAATTATAATTATCTTGGCTTAACTTTTGTCTCCGAAACAGAAGGCAATTCACAATTAACCTGCCGTCCCTGAACGCACAACTGACACCTTCCTTTAATCCCCTCATGCTCCTTGAATGTGCTCTTATCAGgattatgttttatttgtagGCACTCAGGGGCTGGCTGTAACctactgttgccatggtgaggAGGAGAACAAGATGATGGCCATTGCTCAAAAGTGTGGCCTGATTTTGTCTGCGTTGCCATGTGAGTTTTAGACGTAGCATGTGTTGACTTTGTCCTCAAATGTCTGGTTTTAATGGGGATAAGTAATTCCAAGtctcatctgtcttctgtcctcttaAGCCATCATAGAGCCTGGGTTGATGGACGAGCCGTGTGACTGGGACGTCTGCACTGAGGCTGCCACACCGGGCCCCTTATCCCAGTTCTCCTccaggacagagaagaagaggcgGGCCAAGCCAGTCACAGATCAAGCTCCAGAGCACAGCAGTCAAAGAAGGCCAGAGAAGACCCATCCAGCACCCAGACAGGGAGCACACAGTGAAGGGAATCCAAGAAAAGTGTCTCCTGCAAAGGCCGCTCCTCTGCAGAGTCCTCCTCAGGCGGTGCAGAGTCGAAAAGAGCTGCAAGATGCTCTGCCAAAGATCCCTCCACTCAGCTCCTTTAAGAGCTGTAAGTCTGAGTTGATGACCTTTGAGGAGGCTGAGTGGGACTTCCACAGCTTCATTGCCACAGGGTTGGGGAGATCAGTGGAGGTCATCAGGGAGTTCAGAGGTCGAGAGGACGGCAGCTCCGATGAGCAGAATGCACACAGAGAGTCTGTCACACTGAACGATGACGGAGCTCAGAGTTTGAAACGGCATGGAAAACGCTGGGAATCGGGCTTTTCACGTTCAAGGTCAATTTCTGGTTCATCAAGCTCGCAGTGTGACCGGGACAATGGTGAATACCGAGCAATCACTCAGCCTCAGATTAAAGTGGGACAGACACCCACTGCGCCCAAACCAAAGGCAGAGGAGAACAAAGCTTGTTCTTCTGCCGCACCTCAAATATATCCCCAGACAGCCGGCGCGTCAAATGAGAGAGCTTGGTCTCAGCCTGACAACTACGAATCCGGACCTGCGGAGAATCCGAGCAGGCGACCCAATCAGCCGGCTCCTGCGCAGACCGGCAGGAATGgatcaagaaaagaaaagaatgggAAATGGGGCAAAAAGATTTCAGAGAAGaccagcaaagagaaaaaaggtaGTGAAAGGGACGAAGGagaacatgatgatgatgatgatgatgatgaagaggaggaggaggaggaggagtggagtgCTGAAAGTTACTGGAGGGCCAACTACAGAGCCTGGCATGATTACTACACCTCCATGTCTGCTTTTCAAGAGCCGGGTTACCAAAGCTACTACAGTGCAGCCCACAACTGGATGGCAGCTTATCGTATGAACGCTGTCTACATGGAAGAACTGCTGAAATACTGACAGGTCTAACACTGTTAATCAGGGTGTTCAATAAGGACTCGGGCACAGCTGTTGGCACGTCCAGTCTAACACATTGCACTTAAATGTTTTGAGTGTGTATTTTTCAGTTATTCGTACCAAACTGTACGGTTTTTCTAATAAAGTACCAGTATGGAGCATCTATTTCCTGTTATAGGTTTGTACGCTCTCACAACAAGGCACTGTCttctatttgttttatttatattaataCGTGTAAAAATATGTTCTTCTAAGGGATACAGGTCATCCACTTCACTAGCCGTTGATCTTACCTGATGTTTAGAGCAAAATGAAGAAGAGGGGCAAAATTGCGCAATTTACTTTATGTAATCTCTTCATCTGAACACAGCAAGGTCAGACAACTCCACATGCCCCTGATTACAGCCTAATCAGCTGCTACATAGCATTCATCCAATCAGTGTTGGGCAGCACAAAAGGCAGAGACCCTTGAATGCATTAATTTAAACCAGGGGCCCACTTCATCTTATTCTGACCAGGGGTAGCTCCGTGTTACCAATTTAAATCACTGTTCATCAGAGGTGAatagctctgctgcagcacactgaTGTGGACAACAGGTAGGAGAAGGATTTGTTCAGGATGAAAGCAGGAGATGATTCACATGTAAAGGCTTCATGAGAGGGAGGTGAAATTATGGATGCGCACACTTGCTGGAAccaaacagctgcaggctgtgagTCTCTGGCGGATATGATGTTTCTCATATTCAACTGCACAGTCTTAACCTTAACACTGGTCCTGGGCCTACCAGGGAACTTGTGGGTTTGTTGGGTTGTCTACAGGACCAAGAGCCTGCAGACCTGCAATAACGCGCTGCTGGTCAGCTTGGCCGCAAGCGACCTCCTGAAGTGCTCCGTGGACACGCcgctgctgctcttctcctttCTGCGCTATGGGAAGGACAGCCGGCAggtgtctgtgcctgtgtgcacCCTGCAGCAGTTCACCTATGCGCTGTGCAGCTGCGTCCAGCTGCTCACGCTGGTCAGCATCAGCGTGGAGCGCTTCCAAGCCATCGCGTTTCCCTTTCAAACCGAGAGGCGGAAAGCGAGGGTCCGTCTCTGGATCTTGTCCATCTGGGCTGCCGGCCTCATTTTAGCTCTCATCTCTCTGACTCTTTCCGAAAAAGCGCTTTTCTACATGCTCTGCCGCCCGCACACCTGGAGGCACGGCGACGAGCGTCTTCGAAACTGGGATCCATTTGGACCTTACGTGCTGGTGCCGGTGTGGGGATTGTCTCTCACTGTGATCGTTATCCACTACGTGAGGATATTCAAAGTTGTAAGACAGCACCGAAAGAAAGTGTTCAACCGGGGAGTCCAGTGGAAACCGACGGTGTCGGAACACGTCTGGAGCTTGATGAGTGTCCCTGCTGCCGCGCCGCGGACGGCTCCGCTGGCCTCCAAGTCTCTGCCCTCTGTGGGCTCCAGCAGCCCGCTGCCTCCCCGCCGAACGATGGTCTTGGTGGCCGAAGCCGGTGCTCCCTGTGGGGGTTCGTCCACAGGAGGCGCCCCTGGGAGACCTCCGCAGATTGTGGGGGCAGTGTGTCTCCTGACCCCCGGGGCTAGGGAGCGGGGGAAGAAACAGATGGAGGGGAAACTGGCCCAGCGTTTTGGGTACATAATCATTGCTTTTACGCTGTTCTGGGTGCCCATGGTGATTATTTTGCTCCTAAACGTCATCTCCTGGCAGGACACAGACAAAGTAAGTGGAGCAGTCCCCTCCCCACACCAGGTTATTACTGTAGTTGTCCGTACACTAAAATATATAAACCCTGTACAGTGTACCGcatagtgatgggaattccggctcttttaagagagccGGTTCTCACGGCTCGACTCTCAtaaaagagccggctctttcggctcccaagtggctcctcagattttttgttgcttaaattaatttattaccaaaataatgtatgtgtgaaattaattactaatgcaCAAAGcatactttatatcaaattttactgcatttcctgcggtcacccattttctcacctttccagcgttttgtctgttgcggctctgtgtgtgtgtgtgtgtgtgtgtgtgtgtgtgtgtgtgtgtgtgcgcgtgcgtgcgtgcatgcgtgtgggCGCGCGCTGTGGctgtaacccccgctcctccccctcctgctcagtgcatacACACCGAAGCcgccacacatcatgtagttgaccaatcacgtgcggtGTGAACGAAAAAAAAAGtcgagacaaaaacaaaaaaaggctcCCACTtcggctcccaggcaggagccggctccgatcgttcacttcaaagagccggcTCTAAGAGCTGTTTCGTTCGCGACGGACACATCACTAGTACTGCAATCCTGCAATAAATACTTGTGATTTATGAGGTTTCTAAAATCCAGTGGAGCTgtacaaaatattagaaacatcCTTCTGAATAATTCAGTCTCATACAAACAAATCACGGAAAGCAAACTATACACAAAAGTGTAAAATATGGTTGCTTTGCATGGCTATTTCTATTATTCTGATTACTCAGTGCAATAATACATCATACTGGTAGCTGAGTAATTGTTTGACAAGTTTTGACAAGTAATCTATCATAAAAATAATCCTGCTGGTTCCAGTTGCaccaatgtgaaaatgtgttacTGAATCTGTTTGGGGTTCGTCAGATTAATCCTCAATTTCTGCCCTGCAGCAGCAATTAGGAAAGACGTCCGGTGTCTTTGCACCATCCTGAGCTCTCCCCTGTTTTTCCCACAGTTGCTGATGGACCTGGAGACATCGGCCGTGGTGCTGACCTGTGTGCAGGCTGCAGTGGATCCCCTCATTTATACTCTAGTCACCAGACAGTTTCGCTCTGAACTCCGCAAGATCCTCTCTTCCATCCCAGGGTGTCACCTAAAGCTGAGGGCCTGAAGGTTCAACACTTGAATATTTGGGTCACACAGACTACACCTTTGGGAACTGAAGCCACTGCCTAGTGTTTATACACatgtggagagaagaagagagcccACAGAGTTTGTATTTGTGGCAGATATAGATGTTTTATCAGGCGTTTCACAGTCGGGACACAAGACAAGGTCATAAATAATATCCAACACCTGACAAGATACGCACAGCAGTAGTCTCAACAATGACAGGTGGCATAGGAGGGCAAAGCAAAGTGATAGGAAAAGTGACTGAGCCCAGAAAAAAGACAATCAAA includes these proteins:
- the ddx20 gene encoding probable ATP-dependent RNA helicase DDX20 — translated: MAASVRKAAHDIETRKRTDDVLLSDGIDFGSLLLSQAVLDGLSAAGFQKPSPIQLKAIPLGRCGLDLIVQAKSGTGKTCVFCTIALDSLVLENPATQVLVLAPTREIAVQIHSVVMAIGCAMEGLECHVFIGGRPVSQDKPQLKKCHVAVGSPGRVKQLIELGMLSTTSIRLFVLDEADKLLEEGSFQEQINWIFSALPENKQMLALSATYPESLAHHLTHYMREPTFVRLNPSDMGLKGLKQYYKLVQSHPLPHKVFEEKVQHLLELFSKIPFNQALVFSNLHTRAQHLADILSSKGLPAVCISGGLSQDQRLEAMSKLKQYQCRVLISTDLTSRGIDADKVNLVINLDVPQDWETYMHRIGRAGRFGTQGLAVTYCCHGEEENKMMAIAQKCGLILSALPSIIEPGLMDEPCDWDVCTEAATPGPLSQFSSRTEKKRRAKPVTDQAPEHSSQRRPEKTHPAPRQGAHSEGNPRKVSPAKAAPLQSPPQAVQSRKELQDALPKIPPLSSFKSCKSELMTFEEAEWDFHSFIATGLGRSVEVIREFRGREDGSSDEQNAHRESVTLNDDGAQSLKRHGKRWESGFSRSRSISGSSSSQCDRDNGEYRAITQPQIKVGQTPTAPKPKAEENKACSSAAPQIYPQTAGASNERAWSQPDNYESGPAENPSRRPNQPAPAQTGRNGSRKEKNGKWGKKISEKTSKEKKGSERDEGEHDDDDDDDEEEEEEEEWSAESYWRANYRAWHDYYTSMSAFQEPGYQSYYSAAHNWMAAYRMNAVYMEELLKY
- the LOC139335593 gene encoding D(2) dopamine receptor-like, whose product is MDAHTCWNQTAAGCESLADMMFLIFNCTVLTLTLVLGLPGNLWVCWVVYRTKSLQTCNNALLVSLAASDLLKCSVDTPLLLFSFLRYGKDSRQVSVPVCTLQQFTYALCSCVQLLTLVSISVERFQAIAFPFQTERRKARVRLWILSIWAAGLILALISLTLSEKALFYMLCRPHTWRHGDERLRNWDPFGPYVLVPVWGLSLTVIVIHYVRIFKVVRQHRKKVFNRGVQWKPTVSEHVWSLMSVPAAAPRTAPLASKSLPSVGSSSPLPPRRTMVLVAEAGAPCGGSSTGGAPGRPPQIVGAVCLLTPGARERGKKQMEGKLAQRFGYIIIAFTLFWVPMVIILLLNVISWQDTDKLLMDLETSAVVLTCVQAAVDPLIYTLVTRQFRSELRKILSSIPGCHLKLRA